In Candidatus Eisenbacteria bacterium, the following proteins share a genomic window:
- the purN gene encoding phosphoribosylglycinamide formyltransferase, protein MRLAVLASHEGTTLQAVLDAVAEARIAGCVAAVISNNRESAALRRAHAAGVPALHLSSVTHPDAEELDRAILTALADARADLVLLAGYMKKLGPAVLREYGGRIVNTHPALLPKFGGKGMYGDRVHEAVLASGDAETGVSIHLVDADYDTGPVLAQCRVPVLPGDSVADLSTRVRAREKEFVVEVLERIVEGDLKLG, encoded by the coding sequence ATGCGGCTCGCGGTCCTCGCGTCGCACGAAGGGACGACGCTCCAGGCGGTGCTGGACGCGGTGGCCGAGGCCCGCATCGCAGGGTGCGTGGCGGCCGTGATCAGCAACAACCGCGAGTCCGCTGCGCTGAGGCGAGCCCACGCGGCCGGCGTTCCGGCACTGCACCTCTCCTCGGTGACGCATCCGGACGCCGAGGAGCTCGACCGAGCGATCCTGACGGCGCTGGCGGACGCTCGCGCCGATCTCGTACTCCTCGCGGGCTACATGAAGAAGCTCGGGCCCGCGGTCCTACGGGAATACGGCGGCCGGATCGTGAACACGCATCCGGCCCTCCTGCCAAAGTTCGGCGGCAAGGGCATGTACGGCGACCGTGTCCACGAGGCCGTCCTGGCCTCGGGTGACGCCGAGACCGGAGTCTCGATCCATCTCGTCGACGCCGACTACGACACCGGTCCGGTCCTGGCGCAATGCCGTGTACCGGTGTTGCCCGGCGACTCCGTCGCGGATCTCTCGACGCGGGTGCGGGCACGGGAGAAGGAATTCGTCGTCGAGGTGCTCGAGCGGATCGTGGAGGGCGATCTGAAGCTCGGGTAG
- a CDS encoding UvrD-helicase domain-containing protein has protein sequence MSVERPLADQADRDRIGSDLGTTFVVEAAAGTGKTSALVSRMVAAIAAGTATLERIVAVTFTEAAAGELKLRLRTGIEHARQKGDCPPEDAARLTAALPQLEAARIGTIHAFCAELLRERPIEAGVDPQFQVAPDDVAGVIFARVFSRWFERQLETPGPGVRRVLRRRSRTDGPRGLLEAAARELIEWRDFAAPWQRMSFDRDAEIDGIMADLAALGAEAAPVEEKAFLERSLHEISSFVDHVARREALRGRDYDSLESELIDLSRDRHWKWRGWIRKGETAKENRRNLRDAVKARLDAFVRAAGADLAPLLRDDLLPLIDDYERAKARAGMLDFLDLLRRARDLVRDRSDVRAELQERFTHLFVDEFQDTDPLQVELLLLLAADDPKETDRRRVRPAPGKLFLVGDPKQSIYRFRRADVAVYEAVKRQLVGAGAEVLHLRVSFRAVPELQEVVNAAFAPCMDGTKDGQASYVPLAPYRTGTVTQPALVALPVPQPYGDYGKVVGWKIEDSLPNAIAAFVAWLIRESGWTVTERERPRERVPIAARHVCILFRRMRSWGDDVTRPYVRALEGRQLRHVLVGGSSFHQREEVAALRAALGAIERPDDELALFATLRGPFFALGDGTLLAYRERMRSLHPFRRVPDDLPAELREVIQALAILRELHVRRNRRPFAETIARLLAATRAQAALAIWPTGEQALANVTRLMDLARRAERRGVTSFRAFVESLEQDAARGDAGEAPIIEDGTDGVRIMTVHRAKGLEFPVVILADLTAKATPDEPTRYVDPARGLAALRLAGAAPPDLVDNAAEERARDEEEAVRLLYVAATRARDLLVVPAVGDEPFEGWLSPLDRAIYPDPDRSRVPETATPPGCPKLTGDCVHPRHEKASRPSASVAPGLHRAQAGSHGVVWWAPAELKLDVEENVGLRQQKLLAADEDGVRSERGVRAHEAWQAERSRVRETGATPSIRVVTATELAATGVDEGEVAVESVGAAGARPHGRRFGTLVHAVLAAVDLGSSRAEVTALAGIEGRLLGAPPDEVDAAAAAVTAALAHPLLRRAAGARRLRRETPLAMVLDDGTLVEGVVDAAFEEDGGWTVVDFKTDVEVEGRLDEYRRQVALYARAIEKATGRRASAVLLRV, from the coding sequence GTGAGCGTGGAGCGTCCGCTCGCCGACCAGGCCGATCGTGATCGCATCGGCAGCGACCTCGGGACCACGTTCGTCGTCGAGGCCGCTGCGGGCACCGGCAAGACGAGCGCGCTCGTGTCGCGCATGGTGGCCGCCATCGCCGCCGGCACGGCGACCCTCGAGCGGATCGTCGCGGTGACCTTCACGGAGGCGGCGGCCGGCGAGCTGAAGCTCCGGTTGCGTACCGGGATCGAGCACGCACGCCAGAAGGGGGATTGCCCGCCGGAGGACGCAGCGCGACTCACGGCGGCGCTGCCCCAGCTCGAGGCCGCGCGCATCGGCACCATCCACGCGTTCTGCGCGGAGCTGCTGCGCGAGCGACCGATCGAGGCCGGTGTCGATCCGCAGTTTCAGGTGGCGCCGGACGACGTCGCGGGCGTGATCTTCGCGCGCGTCTTCTCGCGCTGGTTCGAGCGCCAGCTCGAGACGCCGGGTCCGGGCGTGCGGCGCGTGCTGCGGCGCCGCAGCCGTACCGACGGGCCGCGCGGCCTGCTGGAGGCCGCCGCCCGCGAGCTGATCGAATGGCGCGACTTCGCGGCGCCGTGGCAGCGCATGTCCTTCGATCGCGACGCCGAGATCGACGGCATCATGGCCGACCTGGCCGCGCTCGGCGCCGAGGCGGCGCCGGTCGAGGAGAAGGCCTTCCTCGAACGGTCCCTGCACGAGATCTCGAGCTTCGTCGATCACGTCGCGCGTCGCGAAGCGCTGCGCGGTCGCGACTACGACAGCCTCGAGTCGGAGCTGATCGACCTGTCGCGGGATCGGCACTGGAAGTGGCGCGGGTGGATCCGCAAGGGCGAAACCGCCAAGGAGAACCGCCGCAACCTGCGCGACGCCGTGAAGGCGCGCCTCGACGCGTTCGTGCGGGCCGCCGGCGCCGACCTGGCGCCGCTGCTGCGCGACGACCTCTTGCCGCTCATCGACGACTACGAGCGCGCGAAGGCGCGTGCCGGCATGCTCGACTTCCTGGACCTGCTGCGCCGCGCGCGCGATCTCGTCCGCGACCGGTCCGACGTGCGCGCCGAGCTGCAGGAGCGCTTCACGCACCTTTTCGTCGACGAGTTCCAGGACACGGACCCGCTCCAGGTGGAGCTGCTGCTGCTCCTCGCCGCCGACGATCCGAAGGAGACGGACCGGCGGCGCGTGCGGCCGGCGCCCGGGAAGCTCTTCCTGGTGGGCGACCCGAAACAGTCGATCTACCGCTTCCGGCGCGCCGACGTCGCCGTCTACGAGGCGGTGAAGCGGCAGCTCGTCGGCGCCGGCGCCGAGGTATTGCACCTCCGCGTGAGCTTCCGCGCCGTTCCGGAGCTGCAGGAGGTCGTGAACGCGGCGTTCGCCCCCTGCATGGACGGTACGAAGGACGGCCAGGCGTCGTACGTGCCGCTCGCGCCCTATCGCACCGGCACGGTCACGCAGCCGGCGCTGGTCGCCCTGCCGGTGCCGCAGCCGTACGGCGACTACGGCAAGGTGGTGGGCTGGAAGATCGAGGACTCGCTGCCGAACGCCATCGCAGCGTTCGTCGCCTGGCTCATCCGAGAGAGCGGGTGGACCGTCACCGAACGGGAGCGGCCACGCGAGCGCGTGCCGATCGCCGCGCGACACGTCTGCATCCTCTTCCGCCGCATGCGCTCGTGGGGCGATGACGTGACGCGCCCCTACGTCCGTGCGCTGGAAGGGCGCCAGCTCCGCCACGTGCTGGTCGGCGGCAGCTCGTTCCACCAGCGTGAAGAGGTGGCCGCGCTTCGCGCCGCCCTCGGTGCCATCGAGCGTCCCGACGACGAGCTGGCGCTGTTCGCGACGCTGCGCGGCCCGTTCTTCGCGCTCGGTGACGGCACGCTCCTCGCCTATCGCGAGCGCATGCGCTCGCTCCATCCGTTCCGGCGCGTTCCCGACGATCTCCCGGCCGAGCTGCGCGAGGTGATCCAGGCGCTCGCCATCCTCCGCGAGCTGCACGTGCGACGAAACCGCCGTCCCTTCGCCGAGACGATCGCGCGCCTGCTCGCCGCGACCCGCGCCCAGGCCGCCCTCGCCATCTGGCCGACGGGCGAGCAGGCGCTCGCGAACGTGACGCGTCTCATGGATCTCGCCCGCCGCGCCGAGCGCCGCGGCGTCACGTCGTTCCGCGCCTTCGTCGAGTCGCTCGAGCAGGACGCCGCCCGCGGCGACGCGGGCGAGGCGCCCATCATCGAGGACGGCACGGACGGCGTCCGCATCATGACGGTGCATCGCGCGAAGGGGCTCGAGTTCCCGGTCGTGATCCTCGCCGACCTGACCGCGAAGGCGACGCCCGACGAGCCGACCCGCTACGTCGATCCGGCACGCGGGCTGGCGGCCTTGCGGCTCGCGGGCGCCGCGCCGCCCGACCTCGTCGACAACGCCGCCGAGGAGCGCGCGCGCGATGAGGAGGAGGCGGTGCGGCTCCTCTACGTCGCCGCGACGCGGGCGCGCGATCTCCTCGTGGTGCCCGCCGTCGGCGACGAGCCCTTCGAGGGCTGGCTCTCGCCCCTCGATCGCGCGATCTACCCGGACCCGGATCGGTCGCGCGTGCCCGAGACCGCGACGCCGCCGGGATGTCCCAAGCTCACGGGTGATTGCGTGCACCCCAGACACGAGAAGGCGTCACGACCGTCGGCGTCGGTGGCGCCGGGGCTCCATCGCGCGCAAGCGGGATCACACGGCGTCGTGTGGTGGGCGCCTGCGGAGCTCAAGCTCGACGTCGAGGAGAACGTGGGGCTCCGGCAGCAGAAGCTCCTCGCCGCGGACGAGGACGGCGTGCGCTCGGAACGCGGCGTGCGCGCGCACGAGGCGTGGCAGGCCGAGCGGTCGCGCGTACGTGAAACGGGGGCGACGCCGTCGATCCGGGTCGTGACGGCGACCGAGCTCGCGGCGACCGGCGTGGATGAGGGCGAGGTGGCCGTCGAGTCGGTCGGTGCCGCGGGCGCGCGACCGCACGGGAGGCGGTTCGGGACGCTCGTGCACGCGGTGCTGGCCGCCGTCGATCTCGGGTCGTCGCGCGCGGAGGTGACGGCCCTCGCGGGAATCGAGGGACGGCTGCTCGGCGCGCCGCCGGACGAAGTCGACGCTGCTGCCGCCGCGGTGACCGCCGCGCTCGCGCACCCGCTCCTGCGTCGCGCGGCCGGTGCACGCCGCCTGCGACGCGAGACGCCGCTCGCGATGGTGCTCGACGACGGCACGCTGGTCGAAGGCGTCGTCGACGCGGCGTTCGAAGAGGACGGCGGGTGGACGGTGGTCGACTTCAAGACCGACGTCGAGGTCGAAGGACGGCTCGACGAATACCGCCGGCAGGTCGCCCTGTACGCGCGCGCGATCGAGAAGGCGACGGGCCGGCGGGCGAGCGCGGTGCTGCTGCGGGTGTGA